Part of the Sporomusa termitida genome, CGATCGTATTTTTACTCTGCCTATTGCTTTTGTGCGCAGGCTGTGCTAATCAGCAGAGACCCCAGGCCGAGCCGTCGGCGGCCGGCTATGAGGTAAGAGACGGCCAGGGAAATGTACTGAAATTGCGGGGGAAACCCCAGCGGATTATATCTTTGTCGGTCAGTACCGATGAAATTCTGCTGGGCCTGGTACCGTCAGGGCGGATTGCCGCCCTGACTTATCTGGCAGATGACGGCGGCCTGTCCAATATTACCGAACAGGCTAAGGCCGTACCGGCGAGAATACGGGCTAACCCGGAAGTTGTCATTGCCCTGCAGCCTGATCTCGTGATTGTGCCGGACTGGCAGCCGCTAGAGTTTGTGCAGACAGTCCGGGATGCAGGTTTTCCCGTCTATATTTATCAATGGCCTAATTCCATTGAAGAAATCAAAAACGTAATTTTGGAGATTGCCCGGGCGGTCGGCGAACCGGAGGCGGGAGCGAAGCTGGTTGCCGATATGGACAATACGCTGGCCGAGGTTGTTGACAGGGTCAGGCCGATACCTGACAGCCAAAGGCCGGTGGTGGTCCGTTTTTCCCTGATGGGTGGCAGTGACGGTAAAGGCACGACTTTTGACGATATCTGCCAGTATGCCGGCGTGAAAAACGGGGCCGCCCTTGCCGGGCTGGGGATGAATGATATATTGTCCAAGGAACAGCTGGTCAAGGTGAATCCTGACATACTGTTAATGCCAACCTGGGATTACACCGGCAAAACCGATATGGCGCAATTTGCCGCCGATATCCAGAATGATCCGGCCCTGCAGTCGGTTAAGGCCATTCGCCGGCAGCAGCTTGTCTCAATACCTGAACGGTATTTGGTTTGTACATCGCAGTACATAGTTTGGGGTGTAAAAAACCTGGCCAGCTATGCCTATCCTCAATATTTCCCTGAGAAGTAACGTAGTGGTCCGCCTACATTGAAAGCGTAAAATAATTCACGGGAATTTTTTCGCAAGACGAGGCGGAGGAGGCGCACATATCGGACATATGTAAGCCGACGACAACGAAGTATGGCGGAAAAAGGCCCATGAAGTAATTATGATTTCAGTGTAGGCGGACCAGTAGTGCCGACAAGGGAAAATGCAAGCAGCAGTGGGGGAAAACCATATGGGAAACATAATATTTTTAACGAATATTGACCGCCAACACAGCATGCTGGTAAAGGCAAGCCGCCGGCTGCAAGAAGCAGGCCGGCTAGCCAGCAACATCGACATTGTTTTTCTTAACGACAGTATGGTATGGGGACCGGAATGGCAGCAGCGCTTCCGTGTCTGTGACGTCGTGCTGTTTTCCTGGATGGGGATGGGGCGGGATACGCACTTTTTGCAAAAGGCCGGCGATTTCCTGCGGCAAAAAGGGATAACCCATACTATGCTGGCAACTGAACCTCAGCCCGAAGACACTCTTTACGGCGTAACAGCGGCGGAACGGGAACAGCTGCGCCGGTATTTAGTCTATAGCGGCCTCGATAATTATTGTAATTTCTGTTTGTACCTGAGCAGCCGCTATGGCCGGGATACCTGCGAATTCCAACAGCCGCAGCCACTGGTATGGAACGGTATTTTTCATCCCCGGGCCGCCGGCATATATACGGATGTTGCCGAATACCGGCAGCACCATTGCCAGGCAGGCCGCCCGACGATAGGCCTGTTGTTTCCGCGGGATGAATGGATATGGGCCGATCTGGCGTACCCAACAGCGCTTATTGATGAGATTGAGGCCCGGGGCATGAATGTAATCGCCGCGTTCAGCCACTGGGCGCGCAGTGCTGAGTTTGGCGCTCAGGGGATCGATGACGCTTTCAAAAGCTATTTTTATGATGATGGGTTGCCCGGCATTGATGTGCTGATTAATACATTTAAGTTTTCCTTGACGGTCGGCCGGCCGGTGGAGCCGGATTTTTTACA contains:
- a CDS encoding ABC transporter substrate-binding protein — encoded protein: MRYFQIIKPIVFLLCLLLLCAGCANQQRPQAEPSAAGYEVRDGQGNVLKLRGKPQRIISLSVSTDEILLGLVPSGRIAALTYLADDGGLSNITEQAKAVPARIRANPEVVIALQPDLVIVPDWQPLEFVQTVRDAGFPVYIYQWPNSIEEIKNVILEIARAVGEPEAGAKLVADMDNTLAEVVDRVRPIPDSQRPVVVRFSLMGGSDGKGTTFDDICQYAGVKNGAALAGLGMNDILSKEQLVKVNPDILLMPTWDYTGKTDMAQFAADIQNDPALQSVKAIRRQQLVSIPERYLVCTSQYIVWGVKNLASYAYPQYFPEK